The following proteins are encoded in a genomic region of Flammeovirga pectinis:
- the hemH gene encoding ferrochelatase, whose translation MKKGVLLVNLGTPDSPNTGDVRKYLREFLMDERVIDIPFYKRWPLVNLIIAPFRGPKSAAEYKKVWTENGSPLLYYGLESQRLLQDKLGEGYHVALGMRYQNPTLKSALMELKRNAVTEIVVVPLFPQYASATTGSVTQKVMELVKGWQIVPDVSFVQHYHRHPLYIKTFADIGNKYLRAEKFDHVIFSFHGLPERQILKAGIDSCCKLRGENGCVRKAYPRNTFCYRSACFETADLIAKELGLKDTDYSICFQSRLGKDPWIQPYTEDTIIDLAKSGKKSVLAFSPAFVSDCLETTVEVGEEYKEIFEENGGEHWQLVESLNDHPMWIKCLEDLVKGNEAHVPELDA comes from the coding sequence ATGAAAAAAGGCGTATTACTCGTTAATCTTGGAACTCCTGATAGCCCTAATACAGGAGATGTTAGAAAATACCTTAGAGAATTTTTGATGGATGAAAGGGTAATTGATATACCTTTCTACAAAAGATGGCCTTTGGTAAATTTAATTATTGCTCCTTTTAGAGGACCTAAATCAGCCGCTGAATATAAAAAAGTATGGACAGAGAATGGTTCACCTTTACTTTATTATGGTTTAGAGAGCCAAAGATTGTTACAAGATAAATTAGGAGAAGGATATCATGTAGCTTTGGGTATGCGATATCAAAACCCAACTCTTAAGAGTGCATTAATGGAACTAAAGCGAAATGCTGTAACAGAAATTGTTGTGGTACCTTTGTTTCCTCAATATGCATCTGCAACTACGGGTTCTGTAACACAAAAAGTAATGGAACTGGTTAAAGGGTGGCAAATTGTACCAGACGTAAGTTTTGTACAACATTACCATAGACATCCATTATACATCAAGACCTTTGCAGATATTGGAAATAAATACTTGCGTGCAGAAAAGTTCGACCATGTAATATTCAGTTTCCATGGTTTACCAGAACGTCAAATTCTTAAGGCAGGTATAGATTCTTGTTGTAAACTAAGAGGTGAGAATGGATGTGTAAGGAAAGCTTACCCTAGAAATACATTCTGTTACCGTTCGGCTTGTTTTGAAACTGCAGACTTAATTGCAAAAGAATTAGGTTTAAAAGATACTGATTATAGTATTTGCTTTCAATCAAGACTTGGTAAAGACCCTTGGATTCAACCCTATACTGAAGATACTATTATTGATTTGGCTAAAAGTGGAAAGAAAAGCGTATTGGCATTTTCTCCAGCTTTTGTCTCAGATTGTTTAGAAACGACAGTTGAAGTAGGTGAAGAATATAAAGAGATTTTTGAAGAAAACGGAGGTGAACATTGGCAATTAGTAGAAAGTTTAAACGATCATCCTATGTGGATTAAATGTTTAGAAGATCTAGTTAAAGGCAATGAAGCTCATGTTCCTGAATTAGATGCTTAA
- a CDS encoding TrkH family potassium uptake protein encodes MSDHTKYKFLKFILRTHKTIISEREEWIRKLKNKLDKNLPFFELIIGASAFISLVYTQGFNLSELEVISWIKYDRWIVTFYAFLIILKLLLVKEKVFTKEHFMDIIFLSMILGILYYRLFILHNYDHPVYHKLGWEAYIISVQVTMIIASLVSLANNRSYWLFFTANSTTMIIGSLLIIVVLGTILLKLPEATTQPISWVDAWFTAMSAVCVTGLAPFNIAEVLTFKGQLILMFLFQIGGLGVVSLTTFIALAIQKGVKTKEEFVIQDMMESESISSSALILKRIVHITVIVELIGAVCLFFAWSDLDLLLDDLIFKSIFHSISAFCNAGFSNFHDGLQDERLAVDWFSGSIIMLLIIIGGLGFRTYHEVLRRKKKFQRHLSLQSRLSLQGTAVLIVVGTIGIYLTDISYWNEKSFSDGLLQTLFTSVTCRTAGFSVVEIGDLSVATVMMMILLMYIGGAPNSTAGGVKVTTVYVLLKYFFAQIRGNDHVHVGWNTIKEASIRRAIIVFMMSIMLSFISLFILTISEAGVPPEDILFEYFSALGTAGLSRGITGELSVLGKFLISFVMFSGKIGLFTLVSLLGENNDNFKYRYPEAQILVG; translated from the coding sequence ATGTCAGACCATACGAAATATAAATTTTTAAAATTTATTTTACGTACCCATAAAACAATAATATCTGAAAGAGAAGAGTGGATAAGAAAACTCAAAAATAAGTTAGATAAAAACCTCCCTTTCTTCGAATTAATTATCGGTGCATCAGCATTTATTTCTTTAGTATATACGCAAGGCTTTAATCTTTCAGAATTAGAAGTAATTAGTTGGATTAAATACGATAGGTGGATTGTAACGTTTTATGCATTCTTAATTATTCTCAAATTATTGCTTGTCAAAGAGAAAGTGTTTACAAAAGAACACTTTATGGATATTATTTTCTTGTCCATGATTCTAGGAATTTTATATTATAGGCTATTTATTCTCCATAATTACGATCATCCTGTTTATCACAAATTAGGATGGGAAGCATATATTATTAGTGTTCAGGTTACTATGATTATAGCGAGTTTGGTCTCGTTGGCTAATAATAGATCGTATTGGCTGTTTTTTACAGCAAATAGTACAACAATGATTATAGGTTCTTTGCTAATAATTGTAGTTTTAGGAACGATTTTATTAAAATTACCAGAGGCAACAACTCAACCAATTAGTTGGGTAGATGCATGGTTTACAGCGATGTCAGCTGTATGTGTTACGGGTCTTGCTCCCTTTAATATTGCGGAGGTATTAACCTTTAAAGGACAACTAATTTTAATGTTTCTTTTTCAGATTGGTGGGTTAGGAGTAGTATCATTAACTACTTTTATCGCATTAGCAATACAGAAAGGAGTAAAGACAAAAGAAGAATTTGTTATCCAAGATATGATGGAATCTGAAAGTATAAGTTCATCAGCCTTAATATTAAAACGAATTGTTCACATTACTGTTATAGTAGAATTAATAGGAGCAGTGTGTTTGTTCTTTGCTTGGAGCGATTTAGACCTTCTATTAGATGATTTGATTTTTAAATCAATATTCCATTCAATATCAGCTTTTTGTAATGCTGGTTTTTCTAATTTCCATGATGGATTACAAGATGAACGTTTAGCAGTAGATTGGTTCTCAGGTTCAATAATAATGTTACTTATTATAATTGGAGGCCTTGGTTTTAGAACATACCATGAGGTTTTAAGAAGGAAAAAGAAATTTCAACGTCATTTGTCATTACAATCTAGGTTATCTTTACAAGGGACTGCAGTTTTAATTGTTGTAGGAACAATAGGGATCTACCTTACAGATATTTCATATTGGAATGAGAAATCATTCTCAGATGGTTTATTACAAACTTTATTTACGAGTGTAACATGCCGTACAGCTGGTTTTTCTGTTGTAGAAATTGGCGATTTATCAGTGGCCACTGTCATGATGATGATTTTATTAATGTACATAGGTGGAGCACCAAACTCAACTGCTGGAGGAGTAAAAGTAACAACAGTGTATGTTCTTCTTAAATATTTTTTCGCTCAAATTAGAGGGAATGATCATGTACATGTTGGTTGGAATACGATAAAAGAAGCGAGTATCCGTAGAGCAATTATTGTATTTATGATGTCTATAATGCTTTCTTTTATTTCTCTTTTTATTCTGACAATTTCAGAGGCAGGAGTACCTCCAGAAGATATTTTATTTGAGTATTTTTCCGCATTGGGTACTGCAGGTTTATCAAGAGGAATAACAGGAGAGTTGTCTGTTTTAGGCAAGTTTTTAATATCATTTGTAATGTTTAGTGGTAAAATCGGATTGTTTACTTTAGTTTCATTGTTAGGTGAAAATAACGACAACTTTAAATACCGTTATCCAGAAGCACAAATATTAGTAGGTTAG
- a CDS encoding potassium channel family protein, which yields MKKINKRFVLIGMGAFGIEVAKSLRNNNEDLLIILHNDYDNSKDTRDGLITLKRLREMGFEYLYETDTTNPLALKKHIKSTDTIILSHGKNFETKLLTIEALKELGVEEIYARATRDMHAKVLNKMDISRVIFPEKQEGKRFALELINKSVKAMDEVAPGVFICEMRIPKEFLGESVRKLRFRDQFHVSVICLKELIPTGKFDDRGEELADEKVYIQDFRDVTLCKNHTLVIAGGKDRLKGVTDLVVKE from the coding sequence ATGAAAAAGATTAATAAAAGGTTTGTTTTAATTGGAATGGGTGCATTTGGTATCGAAGTAGCCAAATCTCTAAGAAACAATAATGAAGATTTATTGATAATTCTTCATAACGATTATGATAATTCTAAAGATACTAGAGATGGTCTAATTACATTAAAGCGTTTGCGCGAAATGGGATTTGAATACCTTTATGAAACAGATACTACAAATCCTTTAGCCCTTAAAAAGCACATTAAAAGTACAGATACAATAATTCTTTCTCATGGTAAAAACTTTGAGACAAAATTATTAACTATCGAAGCTTTGAAAGAGCTTGGCGTTGAAGAGATTTATGCTCGTGCTACTAGAGATATGCACGCAAAGGTTTTAAACAAAATGGATATTTCTAGAGTGATATTCCCAGAAAAACAAGAAGGGAAACGATTTGCTTTAGAATTGATAAATAAATCTGTGAAAGCAATGGATGAAGTTGCTCCAGGTGTATTTATCTGTGAGATGAGAATACCTAAGGAATTTTTAGGAGAAAGTGTTCGTAAATTACGTTTCCGAGATCAATTTCATGTATCTGTAATCTGCCTTAAAGAATTAATTCCTACTGGGAAATTTGATGATAGAGGTGAAGAACTGGCTGATGAAAAAGTATATATACAAGACTTTAGAGATGTAACTCTCTGTAAGAATCATACATTGGTTATTGCAGGTGGTAAAGATAGATTGAAAGGTGTAACAGATTTAGTTGTTAAGGAGTAA
- a CDS encoding glycosyltransferase family 4 protein, producing MYHHTLLSPDFGAAPHQYEHMALKFKEMGHDVHIFTSHPYYPTGKLTTSDWFKFKHNTYINSIPVKRHWLIPSQKNNPLLRLISMFTMFISMFTSLSFLKEKKFDTVIVQTPPISLPLLGVIAKKRFGIKLILNVSDLWPEAMVNLKSIKRDSFAYRILHKLEKYYYKNADMILTQSEESKEYINSIGFNTSMVYRIGADLKRFTPSEIKSNSSTSFNLVYMGVLGVAHGILDLIKEVDFESINTILHIYGNGVEYTQIDRYIKAKKLSNVVLHSTVPYTEVHNILGKHDAAIISQKNYVKGTLPAKLYESMSMGIPILFHGDGEGADIVKKHTCGLTSLPTNYSLLKENIKRLSKNSIDREKMGKNGRTACLQFYDRDKQFQILEDQLQKLYSNC from the coding sequence TTGTATCATCACACATTGTTATCCCCAGATTTTGGAGCGGCACCTCATCAATATGAGCATATGGCTTTAAAATTTAAGGAAATGGGACATGATGTGCACATTTTCACATCTCATCCTTACTACCCTACTGGTAAATTAACTACTTCAGATTGGTTTAAGTTTAAACACAATACGTACATCAACTCAATTCCTGTAAAAAGACATTGGTTAATTCCATCTCAGAAGAATAACCCTCTTTTAAGGTTGATTAGTATGTTTACAATGTTTATTTCAATGTTTACATCGTTATCCTTTTTAAAGGAAAAAAAGTTTGATACAGTTATTGTGCAAACACCTCCTATTAGTTTACCGCTACTTGGTGTTATTGCAAAGAAAAGGTTTGGTATAAAATTAATTCTCAATGTTTCTGATTTATGGCCTGAAGCTATGGTCAATTTAAAGAGTATTAAGCGTGATTCTTTTGCTTATAGAATATTACACAAACTCGAAAAATATTACTATAAAAATGCTGATATGATTCTTACTCAATCAGAAGAGTCTAAAGAATATATTAACAGTATTGGGTTTAATACTTCTATGGTATATAGAATTGGGGCAGATTTAAAACGTTTTACACCTTCTGAAATTAAAAGTAACTCTTCTACCTCATTTAACCTTGTCTATATGGGAGTTTTAGGAGTTGCTCATGGTATTTTAGATTTAATCAAAGAAGTTGATTTTGAATCGATAAATACAATATTACATATTTATGGAAATGGTGTAGAGTACACTCAAATAGATAGATATATAAAAGCAAAAAAGTTAAGTAATGTGGTTTTACATTCTACTGTACCATACACCGAAGTTCACAATATATTAGGTAAACATGATGCTGCAATTATCTCCCAGAAAAATTATGTAAAAGGAACGCTCCCTGCTAAACTCTACGAAAGTATGAGTATGGGTATTCCTATTTTATTTCATGGGGATGGCGAAGGGGCCGACATTGTAAAAAAACACACTTGTGGTTTAACTTCTCTGCCTACCAATTACTCTTTACTCAAAGAGAACATCAAACGGTTAAGCAAGAATAGTATTGATAGAGAAAAAATGGGTAAAAATGGAAGAACTGCTTGCCTTCAGTTTTATGACAGAGACAAACAGTTCCAAATTTTAGAAGATCAACTTCAAAAATTATATTCTAATTGCTAA
- a CDS encoding NADH-quinone oxidoreductase subunit D — protein sequence MEKRQIQYQFEDTHLKNSSENFYDPSKLKTEEMVLNLGPHHPSTHGVLRLEVLTDGEYVVELTPHLGYLHRCFEKHAENLNFQQIIPYVDRMDYMAAINSEHAFAMGVEKMMGISEKIPKRVEYIRVLVAELNRLASHFVAIGTYGLDIGATTPFLWMMRDREHILRLLEWISGARMLYNYIWVGGLYYDLPVGFEERCTEFITYFEPKLKELKELVMDNKIFIERTANVGVLPLDLAIDYGTSGPVLRGSGLAHDLRRVDGYSVYPELDFNIPIGEGKMGTVGDCWDRTNVRVEECWESLKIMKQCLAQLTTDHKRDRTFDPQALVPKKIRPKAMDFYSRAENPKGELGFFFRTNGKSDIPERVKARACSFCNLSVLEEISKGVLLSDLIAIIGSIDVVMGEVDR from the coding sequence ATGGAAAAAAGACAAATTCAATATCAGTTTGAAGATACTCATTTAAAGAACTCTTCTGAGAATTTCTATGACCCTTCTAAATTAAAAACGGAAGAGATGGTACTAAACCTTGGTCCCCATCACCCTTCTACACACGGTGTACTTCGGTTAGAAGTGTTAACTGATGGAGAATATGTTGTTGAATTAACTCCGCATCTCGGTTATCTTCATCGTTGTTTTGAAAAACATGCTGAAAATTTAAATTTTCAACAAATCATTCCTTACGTAGATCGTATGGACTATATGGCGGCAATTAATTCTGAACATGCATTTGCAATGGGTGTTGAGAAAATGATGGGAATATCTGAGAAAATACCTAAGCGCGTTGAATATATTCGTGTTTTGGTTGCTGAGTTAAATAGATTGGCGTCTCATTTTGTTGCCATTGGTACTTATGGTTTAGATATAGGTGCAACTACTCCATTTTTATGGATGATGCGTGACAGAGAGCATATCTTAAGACTTTTAGAATGGATTTCAGGAGCTAGAATGCTCTATAATTATATTTGGGTGGGTGGTTTATATTACGATCTTCCTGTTGGTTTTGAAGAAAGATGTACTGAGTTTATTACCTACTTTGAGCCTAAATTAAAAGAGCTTAAAGAATTAGTAATGGACAATAAGATCTTTATTGAAAGAACTGCAAATGTTGGTGTTCTTCCATTAGATCTTGCTATTGATTATGGTACTTCAGGTCCTGTTTTAAGAGGGTCTGGATTAGCGCATGATTTAAGAAGAGTTGACGGTTATTCAGTTTATCCAGAACTTGATTTTAATATCCCTATAGGTGAAGGTAAAATGGGTACTGTTGGTGATTGTTGGGACAGAACTAACGTACGTGTAGAAGAATGTTGGGAATCTCTAAAGATTATGAAACAATGTTTAGCACAATTAACTACAGATCACAAAAGAGATAGAACTTTTGACCCACAAGCATTAGTACCTAAAAAAATTAGACCTAAGGCTATGGATTTTTACAGTAGAGCAGAAAATCCTAAAGGAGAACTTGGCTTTTTCTTTAGAACAAATGGAAAATCTGATATTCCTGAACGTGTTAAAGCTAGAGCTTGTTCTTTCTGTAATTTATCTGTTTTAGAAGAAATTTCTAAAGGTGTTCTTTTATCTGATTTAATTGCTATTATTGGATCTATTGATGTTGTAATGGGAGAAGTTGACCGTTAG
- a CDS encoding DUF349 domain-containing protein — translation MGTPQDENQTNELQESNVTENTASQLDDVADMDDVADFGDDDAKATIEEELQEDQDFSGLSKTELLKEIQKLVGNTDVVKAERISKKIKESFDPIRIAEESAAKEQFKADNGDVEGFEYTDSEVKDFYEAFRTIRTDRRQHFEQMQKMRDDNLKKKRSIIAQVKELIENTDDMGVMTKVKELQKEWKATGAVPQQFAEEIYKTYGALLDRFYDQMSIEFELKELDRQHNLKAKRSLIERAEKLIEMENITEAVQHLNALHEEFRSIGPVPKEEKDNIWNSFKEISDKIYDIKRKHAEEFKIVLDANMKLKQALCLKVEPFSSFNTDRIKEWNEETKKLLAVQKEWETVGPVPREVANGINKQFWANFKQFFANKNKFFEVLEAERAINLEKKNALVKKAEEHKESTDWNGSSDALISLQKQWKSIGPVPEKFRDSVYAEFKAACDAFFDRKRNKRNEDNKEFLENLKKKEEICLEISKLTADKTAFDQAIIEEKSSAFFEIGFVPRKEKDAIVDKFVAAIEAFVETATDLDEKGKLQALAAVFNHIPGGGNRFRNQEQNIRTKVKNLEDDIALWQNNLAFFANSKTANKLLEEYNVKIDDAKVEVVKLKDQLKVIQSLDN, via the coding sequence ATGGGTACTCCACAAGACGAAAATCAAACTAATGAGTTACAAGAATCTAATGTAACAGAAAATACAGCATCGCAACTTGATGATGTAGCTGACATGGACGATGTAGCAGATTTTGGTGATGATGACGCAAAAGCAACAATCGAAGAAGAATTACAAGAAGACCAAGATTTTTCGGGTCTTTCTAAAACTGAATTACTAAAAGAAATTCAGAAATTAGTAGGTAATACTGACGTTGTTAAAGCAGAACGTATTTCTAAAAAAATCAAAGAATCTTTTGATCCTATTAGAATTGCAGAAGAATCAGCAGCAAAAGAGCAATTTAAAGCTGATAATGGAGATGTAGAAGGTTTTGAATATACGGATTCAGAAGTAAAAGATTTCTACGAGGCATTCCGTACAATTAGAACAGATCGTCGTCAACATTTTGAGCAAATGCAAAAAATGCGTGATGATAATTTAAAGAAGAAACGTTCTATTATCGCTCAAGTCAAAGAGTTAATTGAAAACACTGACGACATGGGCGTAATGACCAAAGTTAAAGAACTTCAGAAAGAATGGAAAGCTACAGGAGCTGTACCACAACAATTCGCTGAAGAAATCTACAAAACTTATGGTGCGTTGCTTGACCGTTTTTATGATCAGATGAGTATCGAATTCGAATTAAAAGAATTAGATAGACAGCACAATCTAAAAGCGAAACGTTCTTTAATTGAGAGAGCTGAAAAACTTATAGAAATGGAGAATATTACTGAGGCTGTACAGCACCTTAATGCTCTTCATGAAGAATTTAGAAGTATTGGTCCGGTTCCTAAAGAGGAAAAAGACAATATCTGGAATAGCTTCAAAGAAATTTCTGATAAGATTTATGATATAAAAAGAAAGCACGCTGAAGAATTTAAAATTGTGTTAGATGCTAACATGAAATTAAAGCAAGCATTGTGTTTAAAAGTTGAACCTTTCTCTTCTTTCAATACAGATCGTATTAAAGAATGGAATGAAGAAACTAAAAAATTATTAGCTGTTCAGAAAGAATGGGAGACAGTAGGTCCTGTTCCAAGAGAAGTAGCTAATGGAATTAACAAACAATTCTGGGCAAACTTTAAGCAATTCTTTGCTAACAAAAATAAATTCTTCGAAGTTTTAGAAGCAGAAAGAGCTATAAACTTAGAAAAGAAGAATGCATTGGTTAAAAAGGCAGAAGAGCATAAAGAAAGTACAGATTGGAACGGATCTTCTGATGCATTAATTTCTTTACAGAAACAATGGAAGAGCATTGGGCCAGTTCCTGAGAAGTTTAGAGATTCAGTTTATGCTGAATTTAAAGCAGCTTGTGATGCTTTCTTTGATAGAAAACGTAACAAACGTAACGAAGACAACAAGGAATTTTTAGAAAACTTGAAAAAGAAAGAAGAAATTTGCCTTGAGATATCAAAATTAACTGCTGATAAAACAGCATTTGATCAAGCTATTATTGAAGAAAAATCTTCTGCATTCTTTGAAATTGGTTTTGTACCAAGAAAAGAAAAAGATGCAATTGTTGATAAATTTGTTGCTGCTATCGAAGCATTTGTAGAAACAGCAACTGATTTAGACGAAAAAGGTAAATTACAAGCATTAGCAGCTGTATTTAACCATATTCCTGGTGGTGGAAATAGATTCCGTAACCAAGAGCAAAATATTAGAACTAAGGTTAAAAACTTAGAAGATGATATTGCTTTATGGCAAAATAACTTAGCATTCTTTGCAAACTCTAAAACGGCAAACAAGTTGTTAGAAGAGTATAATGTAAAAATTGATGATGCTAAAGTTGAAGTAGTAAAATTGAAAGATCAATTAAAAGTTATTCAATCATTGGATAACTAG
- a CDS encoding BCCT family transporter, which produces MSRIRSDERTFMGFKANGPVSITSILVIATLVITTLVVGEPMEAWFKETQNTVANNVGWLFILLVNCVLIYAIFLGFSKFGKIRIGGKDAKPEFTTTAWFSMLFSAGMGIGLLFWSVAEPINHFKSNPFIAAGGDAAQAAEYAMGITFLHWGVHAWALYAVVGLALAFFTFNLKLPLTIRSIFFPLFGNKIYGVLGDIIDTISVIATLFGLATSLGFGVQQINSGLTYLFNIPTSNTVELTLIVIITGLATLSLVLGLDKGIRMLSEWNMRLALSLMVLMLIIGPTLFLLKSFVQNVGYYFYEFFELSFWTNSYKGVGQEKNWQNSWTVFYWAWWISWSPFVGIFIARISKGRTVKEFILGVLIIPALLTFLWLTIFGGSALYQELIGNHAITEAVNKNVSTAIYYLLEQYPFTTFASILTIILVTSFFVTSSDSGSFVVDTLTSGGRHDAPTYQKIFWASMEGLIAGVLLIGGGLTALQTASILTGLPFALIIIVMCFSFYKALRDYYEEEYAPKKPTKKLSE; this is translated from the coding sequence ATGAGTAGAATTAGGAGTGACGAAAGAACTTTTATGGGTTTTAAAGCAAATGGACCTGTGTCTATTACATCAATTTTAGTTATTGCTACCTTGGTAATAACAACTTTGGTTGTTGGGGAACCCATGGAAGCCTGGTTTAAAGAAACTCAAAATACAGTTGCTAACAATGTAGGATGGTTATTTATTCTGTTAGTTAATTGTGTACTTATTTATGCAATATTTCTTGGTTTTAGTAAATTTGGAAAAATACGAATAGGAGGTAAAGATGCTAAACCTGAGTTTACTACAACAGCATGGTTTTCTATGCTTTTTAGTGCAGGTATGGGAATTGGATTATTATTTTGGAGTGTAGCTGAGCCTATAAACCATTTTAAAAGTAATCCTTTTATAGCTGCTGGAGGTGATGCAGCTCAGGCTGCAGAATATGCAATGGGTATTACATTTCTACATTGGGGTGTTCACGCTTGGGCATTATATGCTGTTGTAGGGTTAGCATTAGCTTTCTTTACTTTTAATTTAAAGTTGCCGCTTACTATCCGTTCTATCTTCTTCCCATTATTTGGAAATAAAATTTACGGAGTATTAGGCGATATCATTGATACAATTTCTGTAATCGCTACGTTATTTGGTCTAGCTACATCACTTGGGTTTGGAGTTCAGCAAATAAATTCTGGTCTAACGTATTTATTTAATATTCCTACAAGTAATACAGTTGAACTAACCCTGATAGTAATTATCACAGGTTTGGCTACATTGTCTCTTGTTTTAGGGTTGGATAAAGGTATAAGAATGTTGAGTGAGTGGAACATGAGACTTGCTTTAAGTTTAATGGTTTTAATGTTAATCATTGGACCAACATTATTCTTATTAAAATCATTCGTTCAAAATGTAGGTTACTACTTCTATGAATTTTTTGAATTAAGTTTCTGGACAAACTCTTATAAAGGAGTTGGACAGGAGAAGAATTGGCAAAATTCCTGGACGGTATTCTATTGGGCATGGTGGATTTCATGGTCTCCATTTGTAGGTATCTTTATTGCTAGAATCTCTAAAGGTAGAACTGTTAAAGAGTTTATTTTAGGTGTATTAATTATACCTGCTTTACTTACATTTTTGTGGTTAACAATATTTGGAGGTAGTGCATTGTACCAAGAATTGATTGGAAATCATGCAATTACAGAAGCTGTAAACAAGAATGTCTCTACGGCAATATATTATTTATTAGAGCAATATCCGTTTACAACATTTGCTTCAATTTTAACAATAATCTTAGTAACATCTTTCTTTGTTACATCTTCAGATTCAGGATCTTTTGTAGTTGATACATTAACTTCTGGAGGAAGACATGATGCACCAACATACCAAAAAATATTTTGGGCATCAATGGAAGGGTTAATTGCTGGAGTACTATTAATTGGAGGAGGTTTAACAGCCTTACAAACGGCATCAATATTAACAGGCTTACCTTTTGCTTTAATTATCATTGTAATGTGTTTTAGTTTCTATAAAGCACTTCGTGATTATTACGAAGAAGAGTACGCTCCGAAAAAACCAACAAAAAAGTTATCTGAATAA
- a CDS encoding GIN domain-containing protein: protein MKIFIYSLLLLVTIFSCNKETVETNGSSIPLQTFKGIKAGSLRCNVTVEYGDQQQVLIDADQDILNALSLDITDDASAVWEIKLAENVANDFYNNPLEINIKTPDFQSCDISGDVTVKLVDLLSSTGDLDLDIEGNSSLEAEKITRYTNEIEISVKNSGSVVFDEWTVIKDLDIEASGATTLELKGVAKEYDAEVTESGNVSSEELVTENADINASGASHIKVNCTKVLNATASGSGVIEYVQNLTVTVNEDVSGGASVRPISN, encoded by the coding sequence ATGAAAATTTTTATTTACTCTTTGTTACTATTAGTAACTATTTTCTCATGTAATAAAGAAACAGTTGAAACTAACGGTAGTTCAATTCCATTACAAACCTTTAAAGGTATTAAAGCTGGATCTTTAAGATGTAACGTAACTGTTGAATATGGAGATCAACAACAAGTTTTGATTGATGCTGATCAAGATATTTTAAACGCTTTATCATTAGATATTACAGATGATGCTTCTGCTGTTTGGGAAATCAAATTAGCAGAAAACGTAGCAAATGATTTCTATAATAATCCATTAGAAATCAATATTAAAACTCCTGATTTTCAAAGCTGTGATATTAGTGGTGATGTTACAGTGAAATTAGTAGATCTTTTATCTTCTACAGGTGATCTTGACCTTGATATTGAAGGGAATAGTTCTTTAGAAGCAGAGAAAATTACTCGTTATACAAATGAAATTGAAATTTCCGTAAAAAATAGTGGTAGTGTAGTATTCGATGAATGGACAGTTATTAAAGATCTTGATATTGAAGCGTCTGGAGCTACTACATTGGAACTAAAAGGTGTTGCTAAAGAATATGATGCAGAAGTAACAGAGTCTGGTAATGTTAGTTCGGAAGAATTAGTTACAGAAAATGCTGATATAAATGCTTCTGGGGCATCACATATTAAAGTAAATTGTACGAAAGTATTGAATGCAACTGCATCTGGAAGTGGCGTTATTGAATATGTACAAAACCTTACTGTTACAGTTAACGAAGATGTTTCTGGTGGAGCATCAGTTAGACCTATTTCTAACTAA